One stretch of Lacrimispora sphenoides DNA includes these proteins:
- the gatA gene encoding Asp-tRNA(Asn)/Glu-tRNA(Gln) amidotransferase subunit GatA, protein MTAKEILSLTAVQLGKKIKDGEVTSVEAVKAVLGQIKAMEPVLNSFVTIEEEKALKQAEEVQRQIAAGELTGPLAGVPVAVKDNICIDGMKTTCSSKILWDFVPAYTATAVENLKKAGAVILGKTNMDEFAMGSTTETSAYGVTRNPWNPDHVPGGSSGGSCAAVAAAECFYALGSDTGGSIRQPASFCGVTGLKPTYGTISRYGLIAYGSSLDQIGPVAKDVSDCAAVLEVLASHDEKDSTSVERKDCDFTEALRDDVKGMRIGIPADYLGEGLDPEVKEAVLKAARVLEEKGAILETFDLGMVEYAIPAYYVIASAEASSNLSRFDGVKYGYRAKEYNGLHGMYKMSRSQGFGPEVKRRIMLGSFVLSSGYYDAYYLKALKTKALIKKAFDEAFSKYDVILGPASPSTAPKLGESLSDPLKMYLGDIYTISVNLAGLPGLTVPCGKDSKGLPIGVQFIGDCFKEKNIIRAGFAFEQSRSYEMAPMAADAVLRPAGREER, encoded by the coding sequence ATGACAGCGAAAGAAATATTATCCCTTACGGCGGTACAGTTGGGGAAAAAAATAAAAGACGGAGAGGTTACTTCCGTAGAAGCAGTAAAAGCAGTCCTGGGTCAGATAAAGGCCATGGAGCCGGTGCTTAACAGCTTTGTGACCATAGAAGAAGAAAAAGCACTGAAACAGGCGGAGGAGGTGCAGAGGCAGATCGCAGCCGGTGAACTGACCGGTCCTCTGGCAGGTGTACCGGTAGCGGTAAAGGATAACATCTGCATCGATGGAATGAAGACCACCTGCAGCTCCAAAATCCTTTGGGACTTCGTTCCTGCTTATACGGCCACAGCAGTGGAGAATTTAAAAAAAGCCGGAGCAGTGATTCTTGGAAAAACCAATATGGATGAGTTTGCTATGGGAAGCACCACGGAAACTTCGGCATACGGAGTTACAAGAAACCCATGGAACCCGGACCACGTTCCCGGCGGTTCCTCCGGCGGTTCCTGTGCGGCGGTAGCGGCGGCGGAATGCTTTTATGCCTTGGGGTCGGATACAGGAGGTTCCATAAGACAGCCAGCCTCTTTCTGCGGAGTTACCGGATTAAAGCCTACTTACGGAACCATTTCCAGGTACGGGCTGATTGCCTACGGGTCTTCCTTAGATCAGATCGGGCCTGTTGCAAAGGACGTGTCGGACTGCGCCGCGGTTCTTGAGGTTCTGGCTTCCCATGATGAGAAGGACAGCACATCCGTAGAGCGGAAAGACTGTGACTTTACTGAGGCTTTAAGAGATGATGTGAAGGGAATGCGGATCGGCATACCGGCGGATTATCTGGGGGAAGGCCTTGATCCAGAGGTAAAGGAGGCGGTTTTAAAAGCCGCAAGGGTTCTGGAGGAAAAGGGAGCTATTCTGGAGACTTTTGATCTGGGTATGGTGGAATATGCGATTCCGGCATATTATGTGATCGCTTCCGCAGAGGCCAGCTCCAACTTATCCAGGTTTGACGGTGTGAAATATGGCTATCGTGCAAAAGAATACAACGGACTTCACGGCATGTATAAAATGAGCCGTTCTCAGGGATTTGGCCCGGAGGTAAAACGACGCATCATGCTTGGTTCCTTTGTATTAAGCTCCGGTTATTATGACGCCTATTATCTGAAGGCATTAAAGACAAAGGCTTTGATCAAGAAAGCATTTGACGAGGCATTTTCAAAATACGATGTGATTTTAGGGCCTGCTTCCCCGTCTACAGCACCAAAGCTTGGAGAGAGCTTAAGCGACCCCTTAAAGATGTACCTGGGCGATATCTATACCATTTCCGTAAACCTAGCCGGTCTTCCAGGTCTTACGGTTCCCTGTGGCAAGGATTCTAAAGGACTGCCCATTGGAGTTCAGTTTATTGGGGATTGTTTTAAGGAGAAGAACATCATCCGGGCAGGCTTTGCTTTTGAGCAGAGCAGAAGCTATGAGATGGCTCCTATGGCAGCAGATGCTGTTTTAAGACCCGCGGGAAGGGAGGAGAGGTAA
- the gatB gene encoding Asp-tRNA(Asn)/Glu-tRNA(Gln) amidotransferase subunit GatB — translation MSKQYETVIGLEVHVELATNTKIFCACSTEFGGAPNTHTCPVCTGMPGSLPVLNKQVVEYALAVGLAVNCQINQYCKFDRKNYFYPDNPQNYQISQLYLPICHDGCVEIDTPAGKKKIGIHEIHMEEDAGKLIHDEWEDCSLVDFNRSGVPLIEIVSEPDMRSGDEVITYLEKLRLIIQYLGASDCKLQEGSMRADVNLSVREAGSSELGTRTEMKNLNSFKAIARAIEGERKRQIELLEEGKPVVQETRRWDDNKESSYAMRSKEDARDYRYFPDPDLPPVVISDEWIRSIRARQPELRTEKMARYQEEFKLSEYDADIITGSKHMADIFEAVTTICGKPKEAANWLMVEAMRLLKERDTDPEKMTFSAENLAKLILLVDNGTINRTVGKEVFEKIFAENIDPEQYVEEKGLRVVNDEEELHRVIEGIVSANPQSVEDYHSGKEKAFGFLVGQTMRSMKGKADPGAVNRILKELLG, via the coding sequence ATGAGCAAACAGTATGAGACAGTTATAGGACTGGAAGTCCATGTGGAACTTGCCACAAACACGAAAATCTTCTGCGCCTGCTCTACGGAATTCGGCGGAGCACCCAATACCCACACCTGCCCGGTATGCACTGGTATGCCCGGTTCCCTTCCGGTCCTTAATAAGCAGGTAGTGGAATATGCCCTTGCAGTAGGCCTTGCGGTAAACTGTCAGATCAACCAGTACTGCAAGTTTGACCGGAAGAATTACTTTTATCCCGATAATCCGCAGAACTATCAGATATCCCAGCTTTATCTCCCCATCTGCCACGATGGCTGCGTAGAGATTGATACACCGGCAGGAAAGAAAAAAATCGGGATCCATGAGATCCATATGGAAGAAGATGCGGGAAAGCTTATCCATGACGAATGGGAGGATTGTTCCCTGGTGGACTTTAACCGGAGCGGGGTTCCCCTCATTGAAATCGTTTCAGAACCTGATATGAGAAGCGGGGATGAGGTGATCACCTACCTGGAAAAGCTGAGACTCATCATTCAGTATCTGGGTGCTTCTGACTGTAAGCTTCAGGAAGGCTCCATGAGAGCCGATGTGAATTTATCTGTCCGTGAGGCCGGTTCCTCAGAACTTGGAACCAGAACGGAGATGAAAAATTTAAACTCCTTTAAGGCCATTGCCCGTGCCATTGAAGGAGAACGGAAGCGCCAGATCGAATTGCTTGAAGAAGGGAAGCCGGTGGTTCAGGAAACAAGGCGGTGGGATGACAACAAGGAATCCTCCTATGCCATGCGCTCCAAAGAGGATGCCAGGGATTACCGTTATTTCCCGGACCCGGATCTGCCTCCAGTGGTCATAAGTGATGAATGGATCAGGAGCATAAGGGCCAGACAGCCGGAGCTTCGGACGGAGAAGATGGCCCGCTATCAGGAGGAGTTTAAGCTATCTGAATATGATGCGGATATCATCACCGGCTCTAAGCATATGGCAGATATTTTTGAAGCGGTCACCACAATCTGCGGTAAGCCGAAAGAGGCTGCAAACTGGCTGATGGTAGAGGCCATGCGGCTTTTAAAAGAGCGTGACACGGATCCTGAAAAAATGACATTTTCCGCGGAAAACCTTGCAAAATTAATTCTTTTAGTAGATAATGGTACCATTAACCGTACCGTGGGCAAGGAAGTCTTTGAAAAGATCTTCGCAGAAAACATTGATCCGGAACAGTATGTGGAAGAAAAAGGATTAAGGGTAGTAAATGACGAAGAGGAGCTGCACAGGGTAATTGAGGGAATCGTTTCCGCTAATCCACAGTCCGTGGAGGATTATCATAGTGGAAAAGAGAAAGCTTTTGGATTTTTGGTAGGCCAGACCATGCGGTCCATGAAGGGAAAAGCCGATCCGGGAGCGGTCAACAGGATTCTTAAGGAACTATTAGGTTAA
- a CDS encoding aminotransferase class I/II-fold pyridoxal phosphate-dependent enzyme, translating into MKPYVEMTKEELQELRKQLHVQYKEFQGKDLRLDMSRGKPSTEQLDISMGMMDVLSSNDDLTCDDGTDCRNYGVLDGIKEAKELLADMMEVAPDHIIIYGNSSLNVMYDTVSRSMTHGVMGSTPWSKLDKVKFLCPVPGYDRHFSITEYFGIEMVNVPMTPTGPDMDMVEELVANDDSIKGIWCVPKYSNPQGISYSDDTVRRFARLKPAAKDFRIYWDNAYTIHHLYDRDQDHLIEILAECKRAGNPDMVYKFASTSKVSFPGSGIATIAASQNNLVDIMKQLKIQTIGHDKVNQLRHVRFFGDIHGMVEHMRKHADIMRPKFEAVNQILERELGGLGIGEWTSPKGGYFISFDSLDGCAKAIVARCKKSGLVMTGAGATYPYGKDPRDNNIRIAPSYPPLSDLILAMELFALCVKIVSIDKILKES; encoded by the coding sequence ATGAAGCCATATGTTGAGATGACAAAGGAAGAGTTACAGGAACTGAGAAAACAGCTTCACGTGCAGTATAAGGAGTTTCAGGGCAAGGACTTAAGGCTTGATATGTCGAGAGGAAAGCCCAGCACAGAACAGCTGGATATATCCATGGGAATGATGGATGTATTGAGCAGCAACGACGATTTGACCTGTGATGACGGTACCGACTGCCGTAACTATGGGGTGCTTGACGGAATCAAGGAGGCAAAGGAGCTTCTTGCCGATATGATGGAGGTTGCGCCTGACCATATCATTATTTACGGAAATTCCAGTTTAAATGTCATGTATGATACGGTTTCACGCTCCATGACTCACGGCGTTATGGGAAGTACTCCCTGGAGCAAGCTGGATAAAGTGAAATTCTTATGCCCTGTTCCTGGATACGACAGACATTTCTCCATAACCGAATACTTTGGGATCGAGATGGTAAATGTTCCCATGACCCCAACCGGTCCGGACATGGATATGGTGGAAGAGCTGGTGGCAAACGATGATTCCATTAAAGGAATCTGGTGCGTTCCGAAGTACTCCAATCCTCAGGGAATTTCCTATTCCGATGATACAGTACGCCGCTTTGCCCGGTTAAAACCGGCTGCAAAAGACTTCCGTATCTACTGGGACAATGCGTATACCATTCATCATTTATACGACAGGGACCAGGATCATCTCATTGAAATCCTTGCAGAGTGCAAGAGAGCCGGTAATCCGGATATGGTTTATAAATTCGCCTCCACTTCAAAAGTCAGCTTCCCAGGTTCCGGTATCGCAACCATCGCGGCCAGCCAAAACAACTTAGTTGACATAATGAAGCAGTTAAAGATTCAGACCATCGGCCATGATAAGGTAAACCAACTGCGCCATGTACGCTTCTTTGGAGATATTCACGGCATGGTAGAGCATATGAGAAAGCATGCAGATATCATGAGACCGAAATTCGAAGCAGTGAACCAGATCCTGGAAAGAGAGCTTGGCGGACTTGGAATCGGAGAATGGACCAGTCCCAAAGGCGGCTATTTCATTTCCTTTGATTCTCTTGACGGATGTGCAAAAGCCATTGTGGCAAGGTGCAAGAAATCCGGTCTCGTCATGACCGGAGCAGGAGCCACTTACCCATATGGAAAGGATCCAAGGGATAATAATATCCGCATTGCGCCTTCTTATCCTCCTTTATCTGATCTGATCCTTGCGATGGAATTATTCGCTCTTTGTGTGAAGATCGTAAGCATTGACAAGATTTTAAAAGAATCATAA
- the apgM gene encoding 2,3-bisphosphoglycerate-independent phosphoglycerate mutase, translating into MRKRQGILIISDGLGDRPIKALGGLTPLEYANTPNLDRLAREGCTGNVYPIAPGIPVGTDVGHMEIFGCDSDKYYPGRGPLEALSGGIEIMEGDVAFRGNFGTIDEEYTVIDRRAGRIQDGTRELAEALSGMKLKDGTTVLVKELTQHRVAVVLRGKGLSAAIVPTDVGTANEGAKLVIPCPEDPACKEAAKTAENLWEFTRNAMEILKNHPVNQERIRKGLLPANVIITRGPGQLSTIPSTARQLGIRALCIAGDITVGGIARLVGFDYYVQDSFTGGFNTDIMGKARKAVESIKEGYDWVIVHIKGTDLAGHDNQPLEKVRIIEEIDSMAGYIMDHINGEQCYIAFTADHSTPCEARDHTGDGVPTIIWGWDVRRDKTEKAGETFFMEGALQSLKARDIFTMQMDLMGFTKKRGA; encoded by the coding sequence ATGAGGAAAAGACAGGGAATACTGATTATTTCTGATGGGCTGGGAGACCGGCCAATAAAAGCGCTGGGCGGTTTAACCCCGTTAGAATATGCAAACACGCCAAACCTGGACCGCCTGGCAAGGGAAGGCTGCACAGGGAACGTTTATCCCATCGCCCCAGGGATACCCGTTGGCACCGATGTGGGCCATATGGAGATCTTTGGCTGCGATTCCGATAAGTACTACCCCGGCAGGGGCCCTCTGGAAGCTTTAAGCGGAGGAATCGAAATCATGGAAGGAGATGTTGCCTTTCGAGGGAATTTCGGAACCATTGACGAGGAATATACCGTGATCGACCGGAGAGCCGGACGGATTCAGGATGGGACCAGGGAACTTGCCGAAGCCTTATCCGGAATGAAGCTTAAAGACGGCACCACCGTTCTTGTAAAGGAGCTGACCCAGCACAGGGTCGCAGTGGTACTTCGAGGGAAGGGACTGTCTGCGGCTATTGTACCCACAGATGTAGGGACTGCAAACGAAGGAGCAAAGCTGGTAATCCCCTGTCCAGAGGATCCGGCCTGTAAAGAGGCTGCGAAAACTGCTGAAAACCTGTGGGAATTCACCAGGAATGCTATGGAGATCCTAAAAAACCATCCGGTCAACCAGGAACGGATCAGGAAGGGCCTGCTGCCGGCTAACGTAATCATAACCAGGGGACCGGGGCAGCTAAGCACCATACCGAGTACGGCCCGGCAGCTGGGCATCCGCGCCCTCTGCATTGCAGGCGATATCACCGTAGGAGGGATCGCCCGGCTGGTTGGTTTCGATTATTACGTACAGGATTCCTTTACCGGCGGATTTAACACAGACATCATGGGAAAAGCCAGGAAGGCTGTGGAATCGATAAAGGAAGGCTACGACTGGGTCATCGTCCATATAAAGGGCACCGATCTGGCAGGTCATGACAACCAGCCTCTGGAAAAGGTCCGGATCATAGAAGAGATCGACAGCATGGCAGGCTATATCATGGATCACATTAACGGAGAACAATGTTACATCGCTTTCACAGCAGACCATTCCACCCCCTGTGAAGCAAGAGACCATACAGGAGACGGCGTCCCCACCATTATCTGGGGTTGGGATGTAAGACGGGATAAGACAGAAAAGGCGGGAGAAACCTTTTTTATGGAAGGAGCCTTACAAAGCCTTAAGGCAAGGGATATATTTACCATGCAAATGGACCTGATGGGCTTTACCAAAAAGAGAGGAGCCTGA